A genomic segment from Oncorhynchus clarkii lewisi isolate Uvic-CL-2024 chromosome 12, UVic_Ocla_1.0, whole genome shotgun sequence encodes:
- the LOC139423164 gene encoding protein orai-2-like has product MSSELNVPMGSPAPGGSEQMPEGGGMDYRDWVRRSYLELVTSNHHSVQALSWRKLYLSRAKLKASSRTSALLSGFAMVAMVEVQLEMQYNYPRMLLIAFSVCTTVLVAVHLFALLISTCILPHVEAVSNIHNLNSVSESPHERMHHYIELAWGFSTALGILLFLAEVVLLCWIKFLPVDSGAANQVAVAAAELALSKVNCSGPAVPSAAPPGHSGWQAALASTIIMVPVGVIFVVFTIHFYRSLVSHKTERHHQEIEELHKIKVQLDGCERGLQAV; this is encoded by the exons ATGAGCAGTGAGCTGAATGTGCCCATGGGCTCCCCGGCCCCGGGGGGCTCAGAGCAGATGccggagggtggagggatggactACAGGGACTGGGTGCGCCGCAGCTACCTGGAGCTGGTCACCTCCAATCACCACTCTGTACAGGCCCTGTCTTGGAGGAAGCTCTACCTGAGCCGGGCCAAGCTGAAAGCCTCCAGCCGCACCTCTGCCCTGCTCTCAGGCTTTGCTATG GTGGCCATGGTGGAGGTCCAGCTGGAGATGCAGTACAACTACCCGCGCATGCTCCTCATCGCCTTTAGTGTGTGCACCACGGTGCTGGTGGCTGTACACTTATTTGCGTTGCTCATCAGCACCTGCATCCTTCCGCACGTGGAGGCGGTCAGCAACATCCACAACCTCAACTCGGTCAGTGAGTCACCTCACGAGCGCATGCACCACTACATTGAGTTGGCCTGGGGCTTCTCCACCGCCCTGGGCATCCTGCTCTTCCTGGCTGAGGTGGTGCTGCTCTGCTGGATCAAGTTCCTGCCCGTGGACTCTGGTGCTGCCAACCAGGTAGCTGTGGCGGCCGCCGAACTGGCACTATCTAAGGTGAACTGTAGTGGCCCCGCTGTGCCGTCCGCCGCTCCGCCAGGGCACAGCGGCTGGCAGGCGGCCTTGGCCTCCACCATCATCATGGTGCCGGTGGGGGTGATCTTTGTGGTATTCACCATCCACTTCTACCGCTCTCTGGTGAGCCACAAGACAGAGCGCCACCACCAGGAGATTGAGGAACTGCACAAGATTAAGGTGCAGCTGGATGGGTGCGAGAGAGGCCTACAGGCAGTGTGA